The Leishmania braziliensis MHOM/BR/75/M2904 complete genome, chromosome 9 genome includes a window with the following:
- a CDS encoding RNA-binding protein 5-like protein, with product MTLNFDILAGNNADWGFDCLPTAPERSPAPALFTPFGVTAGSDSDSMMLSPSQALAPQVMSGSLQGITQNVPLSDYEENVSPMKNESLSMSMQASDPAARAYDSNLYVASLPEWFTDADLHELFKRFGPIVSAKVMCHKGTHHCKGYGFVLFQHTDDAAVARSEMIGHVVGGNKIQVRRARSAASAPLTEAASAVSCTFTESPGTTRASSSNVTPINYAAHLMPTQQPPFHPLYPATTALTPTYVLTNGRGPVQNVSPTQPAMLVAIPNSRTVVQGAGDVMYMVLTSPAQQMQPTNAIY from the coding sequence ATGACGCTGAACTTTGACATTCTGGCCGGCAACAACGCCGACTGGGGCTTCGACTGCCTTCCTACCGCGCCTGAGCGTAGCCCTGCCCCCGCACTCTTCACGCCCTTCGGCGTCACGGCGGGAAGCGACTCGGACTCGATGATGCTGAGCCCCTCACAGGCGCTCGCACCGCAGGTCATGTCTGGGTCTCTACAGGGCATTACACAAAATGTGCCGCTAAGCGACTACGAGGAGAATGTGTCACCGATGAAGAATGAGTCGCTGAGCATGTCAATGCAGGCAAGCGACCCCGCTGCACGAGCCTACGATAGCAACTTGTACGTTGCGTCTCTGCCCGAGTGGTTTACGGATGCGGACCTGCATGAGCTGTTCAAACGTTTTGGCCCCATCGTTTCTGCCAAGGTCATGTGCCACAAGGGAACGCACCACTGCAAGGGTTACGGGTTCGTGTTGTTCCAACATACTGACgatgcggcagtggcgcggtCGGAGATGATTGGTCACGTGGTGGGCGGCAACAAGATCCAGGTTCGTCGTGCCCGCTCTGCTGCCAGTGCTCCTCTCACGGAAGCCGCCTCGGCTGTGAGTTGCACCTTTACTGAGTCTCCCGGTACGACGCGCGCATCATCGTCCAACGTAACGCCCATCAACTACGCCGCGCACCTGATGCCAACCCAGCAGCCACCATTTCATCCCCTGTaccccgccaccaccgccttgACCCCGACCTACGTTCTGACGAACGGCAGGGGTCCTGTGCAGAATGTATCGCCCACGCAGCCGGCAATGTTGGTGGCCATCCCGAACAGTCGCACGGTGGTGCAGGGTGCAGGCGATGTGATGTACATGGTGCTGACAtcgccggcgcagcagatGCAGCCAACCAACGCGATCTACTaa